The following proteins are encoded in a genomic region of Roseisolibacter agri:
- the lexA gene encoding transcriptional repressor LexA — MAEPLTPIERKVYQYLIDFLAENTYQPSIREIGKRFRIKSTKTVSDLLQALTSKGYIERDPSRSRGVRILGYQGVSRIQPVPYYGKIHAGEPALLPEGREGFVTFDRRFVPGEDAFLLRVKGDSMTGRGILDGDYVMVSPSTPAGEGDVIAARLGEDATVKTLTHRDGATVLKPANPAEREIVVGPSDDFAVLGVVCGIFRPFFDRDAFEGAIPT, encoded by the coding sequence ATGGCAGAGCCCCTGACTCCGATCGAGCGGAAGGTGTACCAGTATTTGATCGACTTCCTGGCGGAGAACACGTACCAGCCCTCGATCCGCGAGATCGGGAAGCGGTTCCGCATCAAGTCGACGAAGACGGTGTCCGACCTCCTGCAGGCACTCACGTCGAAGGGCTACATCGAGCGCGATCCGTCGCGCTCGCGCGGCGTCCGCATCCTGGGCTACCAGGGCGTCAGCCGCATCCAGCCCGTCCCGTACTACGGGAAGATCCACGCCGGCGAGCCGGCCCTCCTCCCCGAGGGCCGCGAGGGCTTCGTCACCTTCGACCGGCGCTTCGTGCCGGGCGAGGACGCCTTCCTGCTGCGCGTGAAGGGCGACAGCATGACGGGCCGCGGCATCCTCGACGGCGACTACGTCATGGTCTCGCCGAGCACCCCGGCGGGCGAGGGCGACGTGATCGCGGCGCGGCTGGGCGAGGACGCGACGGTGAAGACGCTCACCCACCGCGACGGCGCCACCGTCCTGAAGCCCGCCAACCCCGCGGAGCGCGAGATCGTCGTCGGCCCCTCCGACGACTTCGCCGTGCTGGGCGTGGTCTGCGGCATCTTCCGGCCGTTCTTCGACCGCGACGCCTTCGAGGGCGCGATCCCGACCTGA